The genomic region CTAGATATACGTATTGATGGCAAAACTGTTTTGGCTCCAAATATAACCAGTCCAACCTACATCTTTCAATGGAATACGACTGGGTTAAGTATTGGCAACCATACTATCCAAGTTCTAGCTAGTGATTCATACGGTAATACTGGCCAATCTGCAATCACTACGGTTTCTATTGCCGACAAGACACCACCAACAGTCGCCCTAACTGTACCATCAAGTCCACTAAAAGGTGTTGTTACGTTAAGTGCAACTGCTTCTGATAGTGGCGGTTCTGGATTAAATAGAGTAGAGTTCTATGCTGGGTCAACCCTTATTGGTTCAGATAATACAAGCCCTTATCAAGTATCCTGGAATACTAATGATGGAAAGTACGCCGATGGTTCATATAGTATCACAGCAAAAGCCTATGATAACGCCAACCCCTCGAACACTTCTACTAGTACACCATCTAATGTCACGGTTCAAAATACCGACAAAACACCTCCTTCAGCCCCAACAAATCTTAATGTTAAATCGGTCACCATGAATAGTGTCAATCTGGCTTGGAATGCTAGCTCTGACAATGTTGGAGTAACGGGGTACCAAGTTAGTAGAAATGGTACGGTAATAAATACCGTAGCAGGAACATCATTTACAGACAACAACCTTACTCCAGGGACAAGCTATTCGTATTCTGTAGTTGCAATCGACGCAGGAGGCAATAAGTCCGCTCAAGTCAGCGTAAATGCAACAACTCTCGCTCAAAAGATCGGGGACTTCAATCAAGATGGCAAAGTATACCTAGATGACCTAGCAGGACTGCTAGCAAATTGGAAAAAGGCAAATCCACTATACGACCTAGATAAGAAGGGGTCTGTTGATATTGTTGACCTTGCTATATTCCTTGCAAACTATGGCAAGTAAATTTAGATTTATCCAAAATAATAGACGATATCTTTCAGGTGTTTGACTATAACTACGTGTCTTTGATATACACATAACGCAGAACACGAATCTTTACGCTTAGCCAGTATAAATATTAAATCAATACAGTGAAGGGTTTTTGAGTTTGGATTTTAAGCTAGAACCTAATTTTGTGCATTAACTTATCGATTAATGGCTGCTCACGGTTTTCTTGGGGTAAAAACTTACCCAACGAAGAGATAATTACATCTTCGTCCTTAGGGTCATAATACATACTTATCGCGGGCATGAATCGTTGCATAGGAAGGATATCTATTGATCTTATGGTTCCTTCTTCTATAACTGCAAAAGACTTCATAGTTCTGTACAAGTGTAATTTATCTCCGATTCGGATGCCTTTATCAGATATCTCATAATTCAATACCCTTGGCTTCCTTGAAGCAAATACAATAAATAGCACGCCTAAAGCTATTGTCACTATTGTAGATATTGTATCTTTTGTTACTAAGAAAATAAGTCCAGCTACTAAAATTACTCCCGCAACGGCCAGAACATACCATGATTTATTTTTTTGGTATGCAATGAATTCAGATGCTGTCCAAGATATCTGCGTATTAGGTTGAGTTTGTGAAGCTATGGGCTGAGAAAACTGAGACCCGTCCGATCCTGGCTGAGCTGAGTTATACTGCCAATTAGTTGGTGGTTGATTTGTATTCTGAACCTCGGGTGGCATAAGCATATTCTATCATGACACACAGCGATGTTAGTAGTAATTATTGAATATAAAATTCTTAAGTCGCATAAATAGCTTGTAAAAGAGAATAAATATATGTAGTGTCACTATTGTTCCAAATATCGCTATTAATAGCTTGAATATGCTACCAACCTCGCTTAATGACTGTAGTCCTAATTGAAACAATGTAGACCACGCTGGAATTAGTATGTTTAAGGCGAATAACGTATAAAACAAGAAAAGTAATATGCTAGAGCAGAAAAACAGTGTATGAGACAATGTAGTGCCCCACCAACCTTCTGTATCACCTTCATCTTTTTGTTGGGCAGGTGATTTTTTTAGTTTAGCGGTCACGACATCGTCGTAAACTTCAATTGCCATATTCTGAAACACCCAAATACCCATATATACAACGCTCCCGATTCCCAACCAGAATATAAATAGCACCACCCTACCTAGTATTGGTATGGCGAGCAAACTTGATATATATTCAAGCCGTTGCCCAAAAACCTCACCAACAGACAATGGAGTGACTGGACTACCATCGGCTAGTATAACTAGTAGTGTTCTATTACTAGCTACACCCAACACTAATAAGCTGGCGAAAAAATATGGAATTAGCTCGATAGGACTTGGTAATAAAAATTGAGTAATGAATAGTTTAATTTTTGATGTTCGCGAATAATCTTGATGTTCCATTTGTATATATTCTACTAGTTATTCAACAAATAATAAAATATCGGTGGTGAATAGCTAAAAACTTTGATTACGATACTTATAGATGATATAATTTACCTCTGTTAGTGGCGACCGGAGAGGTACCCAAGTGGCTGAAGGGGACGGTTTGCTAAATCGTTAGGGGGGAGAGATCTCCCGCGAGGGTTCGAATCCCTCTCTCTCCGCCATTAACATACACCAGGAGAGGTGTCCGAGTGGTTGAAGGAAACGGTCTTGAAAACCGTCGTGCCGGCAACGGTACCGTGGGTTCGAATCCCACCCTCTCCGCCAAATTTCGTATTTTGCTTTGCAAAATGCGCCGCCAAAAGTGGAGTTGTGTTTGCCCCGCCCACCCGTGCGCACACAACGATGTTACTCCCTAAAGAAGTTGAATAATTGCTATCCATAGACCAATCATACAACATTTGATAAAATCAATGCAAGTGGACAAACCTTTATGAAAAACGAAGTTTTGCAATTCGGCAAAAAATTAAGAGAGATGCGCTTAAAAAAGAAGTTATCACAAGGCGATATGGCAAGAACTTTAGGCGTCCACCGGTCGTATATTAGTGGCTTAGAGCGCGGAAGGCGCAATCCTTCGCTTTTAACTGTTCATAAGGTCGCTAAAGCCCTAGGGATTGCGCCTGATGAATTATTGAAATAATTATGATTGAAAATTTTTACAAATTGGATAAAAGAGGTATTGCGGATTTGGTTCGTAATTTTGTGGAGCAAGATTTTTATTCGAAATTTCCTGAACTCAAAGACAGTGTTTCCATTGTTGCAACTGGTTCTGTGGCGACACAAAATTACGATCAATACAGTGATATTGATTTAGCAATAATTTTCCAAAACGCCGAAGAAGCTGGAAAGTATCTTCCAGTGATAAAAGAATACAAAAAGCATATTCGCGAAATTAAGGAACCGATCCAAGTTCACAAGCCAACAACCTATGAGGAAATCGAGTCGGAGTTAACAACTTGGCAACAGGACAACTTACTGCGCGAATACTCTCAAGCATTAGTAATAGAAGACCCAAATGATAGATTTCTCAAAATTCAGGAAAGGTTTTTGTACTATCCAGAGGAAATTTTTCAAGAAAAAATTTCCTGGCTCTTTGCCGAAACTACTTTTCAGATTAAAGAGCGGCTTGAAATTGCAGTAGCTCGTAAAGATATATATTTTTGCGAAGTGGTCAAAATGCAAATTGTGAGACTTTTTCTGAACACACTGCTTCTTCTCAACAAAAAATGGCCCGCTTTTGATAAGCACCTCTATCAGGATGTTAGAAAAATGACGAAACAGTATGATATATCAATCGTTGAGAAACTTATTGCTGAACAGGAGATTGAAAAGTTACTCCCATTGGTAAATCAGATAAAGGCGCAGTTAGAAAAACTGCTGCTTGAAGCAAATATAATAAAACATGAGACGGAGCAGTATTGGATAGATTTACGTCCTAAATATCAAATCAAACTTGGTTAAAAACTATGCCGAAAAAAGAGATCATTCTAAAAAGTGGTAACACTATTATAAATTTTGACGAAGCGGATTTGCCCATGCTTATTCATGGAGCGGCCCACGCTGGCGCATCTCTCTTTTCGGTTACGGCCATCGTAAATTTATTCCTAGCCGAAAGAAAGGTGTTATTTTTCACCGCATATCCAATGGCTAAGGAAGAATTTAGTGAGCAGATAAAAGACACTGACAAAGAAAATAAGGTCTTTTATCTCCAGAACCATTCAGATATTAAAGAGGCGCACAAGTATGAGGTTGTTATCGTAAAAAGTGGTGATTCTGATTTATGTACGCAGACAATAAAAGCACTGTCGGATGTGGATGAAAGAATAATTTTTGTGAAGAACATTGAATCTATTTTAACGAAAGAGCTTTTTGAGGTTGTCTCAAGGTTTCAAAAAATTATTCTTTCGGGTGATTTAGACCAAGTTGAATTTAGAAATGAAATTGTAAAAATTGAATTTCTAACAAAGATTTTGTTCTCTACTTCAGAGATAGATTTGAAAGTGAAATTGCCCGAATTAGAAAAATACGTTGGCTTTATGAGTGGCAGACAATCAGGGCTGGTAACAACCCGTATTCCTTGATAAATTGTTTTGAGCGGCGCGCCAACTTCGTTGGCACGAAATTGGGCGGCGGCGGAAAGCGAGGGCGGGCAAAAATTCCTTCCCCCCAACCCCCTTCCTTTTTGCCCGCCCGAGCGTTTCGGTTTTGCGCGCGAAGCGCGCAATCATTCAGGGTTTTGCTCAAAGAAAGTTCGAACATCAATCAAAAACGACCGCCATATTAGAAATTTAGACATCATTCGCATGTATACACAGTAATAGCCGTTTAATAGTACAGGTTAGCCATTAATAAATTAAGTTGTGTAACAAAAAACTATAGCATCGACTTTTCTGACGCCATTTTCTTTCAATACCTTGGTTGCTTCTGATAGTGTTGCACCGGTTGTGACCACATCATCAACCAATATAACGTGGCTTGGCGTATCACCATCACCCGATTTATATCTGAAAGATCCCTTTATTTGCTGTTTTCTCAACGATCTATTTGACCCGACTTGGTGAATGTTGGTTGTTCTCCTTAGAATATTCTCGACCTTAAGTCCGGTTTGCTTCGACAATTCATTAGCCAATATTACAGTCTGATCAAAACCACGCTGACGAATATGAGAGGGTATTGTAGGTATCGGCACCAGGAATACCTCTTCTGAAGATGGGTAGTAGGGAAGAATGTTGGCCATCGACTTGGCAATTGGCAAACCAACATGACGTTTATAGCCAAATTTAAATGCTTTGATTAGTTGCTGATTGATGTCTTTGTACTCACCATAAACATACACCGCATTTAGTTTTGTGTTTTTGCGACACTTTATACATACTTTGTGGTCTTTTGTAATTGAGTGACACAAGAAACATCTACTAGGCAAGGGATCGTATTGTAACCTACAATTATCGCACCAAATTATTCCCTCACTATTACACTCTAGGCATACCTCTGGAGCTATAAAATCTAATATCCTGGTTAATATAGTTGTTGTCATTATTGTGTTGTAAATATATGTTACGAATTTGCCTTAAGCACTTATTGTAGTCTATACTTCTAGATAAGACAAAAATCTAAAAAGATAGTTAGTTAATAATAGTACACATAGTGGAGGGTAACAACTATGGCGCGTAAGCAACGAGATGATGATTTGTTGATGGAAGATGAGCTTACTGCCGCATTCTTGGGTGAGGATGAATTTGAAGAAACTGCGGTTATTCAAGAACAAGACACGGATCAAGATCCACAACAAAACCAAACACCATTACCTGCTCAGGATGAATGGGATGAAGAGGAAGCTGTTCCTGGACAGCTAGCAGTAGACGTTTTTGAGACTAAAGAAAAACTTGTGGTTAAGGCTAGGACGGCCGGTGTAAACAAGCACGATCTTGATGTCAGTATTGCAGACAATACACTGAGCATCCGTGGAACATTATCAGCAGGGAATGAAGATGATGTAATTAATTATTTTGTGCAAGAATGTTATTGGGGAGAGTTTTCTCGTAGCCTAGCATTACCAATTGCCGTAAAAGAAGATGAAATTGAGGCAGTCCTAAAAGATGGTGTATTGACTATTTCTTTCACTAAAGTAAAACAAGATACCGTTAAAAAGATCCAGATTCAATAAATACTACATATCAAATGTAAGTATGCCATTTTAAAAATAACCCTAAAACTAGGGTTATTTTTTTAAGAAACTGTGACCACTATCTATGTAGTTGAAACTTTATTAAGAACAAACTTGACAATTACTTGAGCAAGAGCGACGATCACTAATCCAACTATCGCATAAAGAATAGTATTTTTTGCTCCACTGACGTTTC from Candidatus Nomurabacteria bacterium harbors:
- a CDS encoding Hsp20/alpha crystallin family protein, translating into MARKQRDDDLLMEDELTAAFLGEDEFEETAVIQEQDTDQDPQQNQTPLPAQDEWDEEEAVPGQLAVDVFETKEKLVVKARTAGVNKHDLDVSIADNTLSIRGTLSAGNEDDVINYFVQECYWGEFSRSLALPIAVKEDEIEAVLKDGVLTISFTKVKQDTVKKIQIQ
- a CDS encoding fibronectin type III domain-containing protein, producing MNTQPGSHFKKRTPFIIVTLLVGIVGCVILLQSYAAVPNPPSVYLTPENTANGPGKQVRIQVRENSGTAAINATEVAITYPANLIEFNSFDDTGSLFLTKPDPVITSGKVVLSRGINAGTSNLTGDQLITTLVFTTKTSSGTANLAIVANETSVLNATTYQNIITGSGRTQGANVVVDATPPTVSVTGTSNNQVLSSNSTVPININTTDATGATRLDIRIDGKTVLAPNITSPTYIFQWNTTGLSIGNHTIQVLASDSYGNTGQSAITTVSIADKTPPTVALTVPSSPLKGVVTLSATASDSGGSGLNRVEFYAGSTLIGSDNTSPYQVSWNTNDGKYADGSYSITAKAYDNANPSNTSTSTPSNVTVQNTDKTPPSAPTNLNVKSVTMNSVNLAWNASSDNVGVTGYQVSRNGTVINTVAGTSFTDNNLTPGTSYSYSVVAIDAGGNKSAQVSVNATTLAQKIGDFNQDGKVYLDDLAGLLANWKKANPLYDLDKKGSVDIVDLAIFLANYGK
- a CDS encoding helix-turn-helix transcriptional regulator codes for the protein MKNEVLQFGKKLREMRLKKKLSQGDMARTLGVHRSYISGLERGRRNPSLLTVHKVAKALGIAPDELLK
- a CDS encoding ComF family protein, coding for MYVYGEYKDINQQLIKAFKFGYKRHVGLPIAKSMANILPYYPSSEEVFLVPIPTIPSHIRQRGFDQTVILANELSKQTGLKVENILRRTTNIHQVGSNRSLRKQQIKGSFRYKSGDGDTPSHVILVDDVVTTGATLSEATKVLKENGVRKVDAIVFCYTT
- a CDS encoding DUF4037 domain-containing protein, encoding MIENFYKLDKRGIADLVRNFVEQDFYSKFPELKDSVSIVATGSVATQNYDQYSDIDLAIIFQNAEEAGKYLPVIKEYKKHIREIKEPIQVHKPTTYEEIESELTTWQQDNLLREYSQALVIEDPNDRFLKIQERFLYYPEEIFQEKISWLFAETTFQIKERLEIAVARKDIYFCEVVKMQIVRLFLNTLLLLNKKWPAFDKHLYQDVRKMTKQYDISIVEKLIAEQEIEKLLPLVNQIKAQLEKLLLEANIIKHETEQYWIDLRPKYQIKLG